The bacterium region ATGCAGGCCTGCCGCACCGCAGCCGCCTGGCAGACAGACGGCGCGGCGGCGGTCCCCATCAGCGTCAACCTCTCGGCCCGGCAATTGCAGCGCAGCGATTTCCTCTCGTCGCTGGAGGCGGTCCTGCGTGAAACCGGATTGCCGGCGTCGGCGCTGGTGTTGGAGTTGACCGAGACCGCGTTGTTTGCGCATTCCGAACCGGTGGTGCGGGCGCTGGAGGGCATCCGCGCGCTGGGAATTTCACTGCACATCGACGACTTCGGCACCGGGTACTCATCGCTCAATTACCTGGCGAGGCTGCCGGTCACCGCGCTGAAGGTCGACCGCAGTTTTGTGCAGGGGCTGGGTCGTGACGAAGGAAGTCGGAAGATCATTCGCGGCGTGGTGACGCTGGCGCACAGTCTTGGCATCGAGGTGATCGCCGAAGGCATCGAGTCCGCGGCGCAACTGCGGCTTTTGCGCGACGAAATGGGCTGCGATTTCGGGCAGGGGTATCTGTATGCGCGCGCGCTGGAAAGCGATGAGGCGTTCTCCTGTCTGGTCCGTCAACCGTGGCAGCGCATCGCGCAAACGGCGTCCTGACCGCCACTACGACGTAACGCGTTACCACTCCTCGCAATACGATTGCGGATTTCCCCTCGATTCCGTGGTTTCTACCGCCGGATGAGATGTATAATTTATTAGATGAAGCCGGCGAGGGTCGCCTTGCCGCAGAGTTGATCAGTGACGGAAGCGCCGGCATGACACAGAGGAGGACGGTTATGGAGTTCACACGAGGCATGACCACAGTCGCGATCGTGGCAATCGTTGCTCTGTTGATCGGTTGCGGCCAGAGCCAGAAACAGTCGCAGGGCGGGATGACCGACTCGACGCAGGTGGCCGCGACGGAACCGGCGCAGACGCCGCCGACAACCGAGCCGGCCGGACAGCCGGCGACGCAACCGGCCACATCGCAGCCGTCGACCGGCAAGCCGGCCGCGACCAAACCGTCCACTTCGGGCCGCGGCACGACGTCCCAGCCCGCCAAGCCGGCGGTCCAGGAGCCGGCGCAGCCCAAGATGGTGACCATCCCATCCGGGACCGTACTGACCGTGGCACTGGAGACGCGTCTTCGGACTGACTCGAACGCGGTCGGGGACCGTTTCCGGGCACGCACCACCGATGCGATTCGCATAGATGAAATGACGGTACTGCCGGCCGGTTCCGAAGTGCGCGGCCGCCTGACGCATGTCGAAGAGCCGCATCGCACCGCCGGGAAGGCGCAGATGACGCTGGCTTTTGAGGAAATCATTGACCCCAGCGGACAGGCGCACAGCATCAGCGCTCCGCCGATTGCGCTGGAAGGCGAAGGGGACAAAATCAGCGACGAGGAGAAGGTTGCCGGCGGCGCGGTGGTCGGCGGCATCATCGGCGCGCTGACCAGCAAGAACAAAGGCAAGGGCGCGTTGACCGGCGCCGCGGCCGGCGCGGCCGCCGGCGGCGCGATCGCCCTGGCAACCAAGGGCCGGCAGCTGGATCTCCCGCCGGGGCAGCAGTTCTCCGTCGAGCTGAGCGCGCCGGTGACGATTCCAGTCTCGCAACTGACCGCGGGCAAATAACCGGTTACAGCCAGACCAAATCGCAACGGGCGCCAGACGTGTTGGCGCCCGTTGTGTCTTTCTGTCTGTCCGTTGATCCTACCAGAGTCCGGGAACGAGACGGTATCGCACCGCCGCGGCGTAGGCCTCATACCCGTCAAGATTGCGCCGCAGAAATTGATCCTCGAGAATGGCCCGACGCAGGATGACGAGGGCATACCCCATCGCGGGAATCATCGCCAGCCATGATCCCAACACCAGCGCGCTGGCGGGGACCGAGAGCACCATGCCGAGGTATCCGGGATGGCGGACGAAACGGTAGGGGCCAAGCGTCACCAGGTGGTGACCCCGGTCCTCCTGCAAGCGGACCACCGGCGAGAAAAAGCGGTTAACGACCACTGCCCAGATGGTCAGGCCGCCGAAGATGGCAAAGACGAGTAGTCCGGCAAATTGGAGCGATTGAGGCACGGGGGCGGACCAGTGGAAGCGGCCAACCTCAAGCGGCGCAATAATCCAATGAGCGGCAAAGAGTAGCGTGGAGAAATGCCACGTGAAGTGATCGACACCGCCGGGGCCGGGCCGGTTGCGCTCGCCCGCCAGTCCCGGGTCCATCCGCAGAGCGATCCACAGGCCTTTGCCAACGCAGATAACGAAATAGCTCCAATACATCGGCAGGTCCAGCCGCCCGGCCAAACCAAACAGCAGCAGACCGAACAGGCAGGAGGCCGCAAACCATTGCGCCAATCGAACCGACTTATTGTGTGCGATGATCACCGAACCACCACCTGTCGAATTCAAGTCGAACTGCGGGAGGACCTTACGGGCGAAGTACACAACGC contains the following coding sequences:
- a CDS encoding isoprenylcysteine carboxylmethyltransferase family protein, which codes for MYFARKVLPQFDLNSTGGGSVIIAHNKSVRLAQWFAASCLFGLLLFGLAGRLDLPMYWSYFVICVGKGLWIALRMDPGLAGERNRPGPGGVDHFTWHFSTLLFAAHWIIAPLEVGRFHWSAPVPQSLQFAGLLVFAIFGGLTIWAVVVNRFFSPVVRLQEDRGHHLVTLGPYRFVRHPGYLGMVLSVPASALVLGSWLAMIPAMGYALVILRRAILEDQFLRRNLDGYEAYAAAVRYRLVPGLW